A single region of the Thermococcus paralvinellae genome encodes:
- a CDS encoding proton-conducting transporter transmembrane domain-containing protein codes for MDVVGLTPVIPVIFAFALPLTSIIVKGNRKIIQAYALLGTGLTLISALKLFELVYSSEKPLIYTFGGWTAPIGIIYEVDRTGALIALVTAALMFLIAIYNYRYLEHEEGLEWYYTLYLGLEAGLIGVLLTGDAFNLFVMIEVTSIAAYALVAFYRGRKDAVHAALKYAFIGAIGTTMYFLALGILYGAFGTVNFADLSAKVHGLSFPVTGSPVGNIVIASGVALALATWAFLIKAAIVPNHFWLPEAHPAAPSPISAVLSGLVVNVGVYALIRFLYTVYGGELTPGLAKIVGTLGTVVIALGAVSALFGALMMNAQRDVKKLIAYSTIMHMGYLFMAVGLGTELGLQAALFHIINHAIAKALLFLVAGMFIHAVGSRDINDLAGLGRQMPTATLGLAMATLSLVGIPPFNVFFSKVLLFDALMEKSLALAMVIVVSSVTALVAYMRVFYKIWLGKPVKNVTLKEPVSMGLVVLLLSMAVIVIGLAAPMVLQNYIEPAVAQTVNYKLYIQTALEYALRLKLP; via the coding sequence ATGGACGTGGTTGGACTAACTCCTGTGATTCCGGTCATCTTTGCCTTTGCACTCCCCCTGACTTCGATCATAGTTAAGGGCAACAGGAAGATAATCCAAGCCTATGCACTGCTCGGCACGGGTTTAACCTTAATCAGTGCGCTCAAGCTTTTCGAACTAGTGTACTCATCTGAAAAGCCGCTGATATATACTTTTGGCGGCTGGACTGCTCCAATTGGTATAATCTATGAGGTTGACAGAACTGGGGCACTTATAGCCCTGGTTACTGCCGCGTTGATGTTTCTTATTGCGATTTACAACTACCGTTATCTTGAACACGAAGAAGGTTTGGAGTGGTACTATACACTCTATTTAGGCTTGGAAGCTGGACTAATAGGTGTTTTACTCACTGGTGATGCTTTCAACCTCTTCGTCATGATAGAAGTCACCAGCATCGCAGCATACGCCCTCGTAGCTTTCTACAGGGGAAGGAAGGACGCAGTTCATGCTGCATTGAAGTATGCCTTCATAGGTGCGATAGGCACGACTATGTACTTCTTAGCGCTTGGAATTCTCTACGGGGCTTTTGGTACTGTGAATTTTGCTGATTTATCAGCAAAGGTTCATGGTTTGAGTTTTCCAGTGACTGGTTCACCAGTTGGGAATATTGTCATTGCCTCTGGTGTTGCTTTAGCCTTAGCCACTTGGGCGTTTTTAATTAAAGCGGCAATTGTGCCAAATCACTTCTGGCTTCCGGAAGCTCATCCAGCAGCACCATCACCAATCTCGGCAGTCCTCTCTGGATTAGTCGTTAACGTCGGAGTTTATGCCTTGATTAGATTCCTCTACACGGTTTACGGTGGTGAACTCACACCGGGTCTGGCAAAAATCGTTGGAACCCTAGGGACAGTAGTCATAGCCCTCGGTGCGGTTTCGGCACTTTTCGGTGCACTCATGATGAACGCCCAGAGAGATGTTAAGAAGCTCATAGCTTACTCCACCATAATGCACATGGGCTACCTCTTCATGGCTGTTGGATTAGGAACCGAACTCGGACTTCAGGCGGCATTATTCCACATTATCAACCACGCAATTGCTAAGGCTCTCCTCTTCCTTGTTGCGGGCATGTTTATCCACGCGGTTGGTTCTAGGGACATCAACGATCTGGCAGGTCTCGGCAGACAGATGCCGACGGCAACTCTCGGACTCGCAATGGCAACTCTCAGCCTCGTTGGAATCCCACCGTTCAACGTGTTCTTCAGCAAAGTCCTCCTCTTTGATGCGCTGATGGAGAAGAGCTTAGCCCTGGCGATGGTTATCGTTGTCAGCTCTGTGACAGCACTCGTTGCCTACATGCGCGTCTTCTACAAGATATGGCTTGGAAAACCAGTCAAGAACGTCACCTTGAAGGAACCGGTAAGCATGGGTCTTGTGGTTCTCCTGCTGTCGATGGCGGTTATCGTGATAGGTCTCGCTGCACCAATGGTGCTTCAAAATTACATAGAACCTGCAGTAGCTCAGACAGTGAACTATAAACTCTACATTCAAACTGCGCTTGAATATGCGTTAAGGTTAAAACTTCCCTAA
- a CDS encoding nucleotidyltransferase: protein MSIEEAKRRLFQRIMEFYGDNLLSVVFYGAHLKGELDEIDVLVIIDKPYDPVKLNRVADFIEKIKEPVEKEYGYFIAFELYTREEAENFHASYLDIAKAYDVVYDKGDYFKNLLKRMTHPDTSMEHVKYLTTIEILKDE from the coding sequence ATGAGCATTGAGGAGGCAAAGCGAAGGCTTTTCCAGCGTATAATGGAGTTCTACGGTGACAATCTGCTCTCTGTGGTCTTCTATGGGGCGCACCTGAAGGGTGAGCTGGATGAGATTGATGTCCTCGTGATCATTGACAAACCTTATGATCCAGTCAAACTCAACCGTGTGGCGGACTTCATAGAGAAGATTAAGGAGCCTGTTGAGAAGGAGTATGGTTACTTCATAGCTTTTGAACTCTACACAAGGGAGGAGGCGGAAAACTTTCACGCATCCTATCTTGATATTGCAAAAGCCTATGATGTGGTATATGACAAAGGTGACTATTTTAAGAACCTTTTGAAGAGAATGACTCATCCAGACACATCTATGGAGCATGTAAAGTATCTCACAACTATTGAGATTTTAAAGGACGAATAA
- a CDS encoding ABC transporter substrate-binding protein: MKSNKKFLTLLVLLVLVFSVFGVGCINQNYSTDTTSKTTTKSSPTQSLQGQKTETTTSKAKYPITITDFAGRTVTIEKPPERVIVLTSYWAEILCILGIQDKIVGIGKYIPYDPYLPDDVKKRPVVGSSFKGLNWETVASLNPDLIIVDWYGGKYKDAETIKKAEELGIPVIALSAKSVEDNIKVVELLGKVFGKKEKAEELASWMKEKLDEVNKITSQIPVDRKKNVLLISAPKDVGGPITVYAKGSAWASIVEFVGAHNLAFDKEFDTQWPKLDLEKIIAYWGDKADVIIVTSFSQDKLEKAVNDIKNDPRWREIKAVKEGHVYGILAGSKGFLDWGPRIVVGVYQMAGLIYPEYYPEWKLIAKELLENFYGIKYEAPVTVMDSMGRKVTFEKVPERVIVLSSYWAEVMYCLGVADKIVGIDKYTPKNQFLLESVKEKPQVGSTYKKGINWETVAGLNPDLIIMGRWKGSFTSGEQDVIEKSKELGFKVLAFGIPDSNVTGTKMPYENIRIIRVLGKVFDKERRAEELASFLEKYYNEALDIASKIPADKKKNVLIVYGSSIVGKYATGAIGISYKGSAYAETAELVGAHNVAFDYNFSTQYPKLDLEKLIAYFGDKTDVLIVVDWDPDRLNEAVEKIKSDPAWQEIKAVKEGNVVGILVSSWRKDATALYGPRFITGIYAFGHAIYPEYYPDWKPIYEELLKKFYGMEG, encoded by the coding sequence ATGAAGAGTAACAAAAAATTTTTGACTTTGCTTGTATTGTTGGTTTTAGTTTTCAGCGTCTTCGGTGTCGGTTGTATAAATCAGAACTACTCAACAGATACAACAAGCAAAACTACAACTAAATCTTCTCCTACTCAAAGCCTTCAGGGGCAGAAAACCGAAACAACTACTAGCAAGGCCAAATATCCAATAACAATTACAGACTTTGCTGGGAGAACCGTAACAATAGAAAAGCCACCAGAGAGAGTTATTGTCCTTACGAGCTATTGGGCAGAGATTTTATGCATTCTTGGTATTCAAGACAAGATTGTAGGTATTGGAAAGTACATCCCTTACGACCCGTACCTTCCAGATGATGTGAAAAAGAGGCCTGTAGTGGGGAGCAGCTTCAAAGGCTTAAACTGGGAAACTGTTGCAAGTTTGAACCCAGATTTGATAATCGTGGACTGGTATGGAGGCAAATACAAAGACGCTGAGACAATTAAGAAAGCTGAAGAGCTCGGGATACCTGTTATAGCTCTGAGTGCAAAGAGTGTTGAGGACAATATCAAGGTTGTTGAGCTTTTAGGAAAAGTTTTCGGAAAGAAAGAGAAAGCTGAGGAACTTGCAAGCTGGATGAAAGAAAAGCTGGATGAAGTTAACAAAATAACCAGTCAGATTCCAGTAGATAGGAAAAAGAACGTTCTTCTTATAAGCGCTCCGAAAGATGTAGGCGGTCCAATCACTGTTTATGCAAAAGGAAGCGCATGGGCAAGCATTGTTGAATTCGTTGGCGCTCACAACTTGGCTTTTGACAAGGAGTTTGACACCCAGTGGCCAAAGCTCGACTTGGAGAAGATAATAGCCTACTGGGGAGACAAGGCTGATGTTATAATTGTAACCTCTTTCAGCCAAGACAAACTAGAGAAAGCTGTGAATGACATTAAAAATGATCCAAGATGGAGAGAAATTAAGGCTGTGAAAGAAGGTCATGTTTACGGCATTTTGGCCGGCTCTAAGGGATTCTTGGACTGGGGACCGAGAATAGTCGTTGGAGTTTACCAAATGGCTGGACTAATTTATCCGGAGTATTATCCAGAGTGGAAGCTAATAGCAAAAGAGCTGCTTGAGAACTTTTATGGGATTAAATACGAAGCTCCAGTAACTGTCATGGACTCAATGGGGAGAAAAGTAACTTTTGAAAAAGTTCCAGAGAGGGTAATCGTTCTGAGTAGCTACTGGGCTGAAGTTATGTACTGCTTGGGAGTTGCAGACAAGATAGTGGGAATTGATAAGTACACACCAAAGAATCAGTTCTTGCTTGAAAGCGTTAAAGAAAAGCCTCAAGTCGGAAGCACCTATAAGAAGGGCATAAACTGGGAGACTGTAGCGGGTTTGAATCCGGACTTAATAATCATGGGCAGATGGAAGGGAAGCTTCACTTCGGGGGAGCAGGATGTTATTGAGAAATCAAAAGAACTTGGCTTCAAAGTTCTGGCCTTTGGAATTCCTGACTCTAATGTAACTGGAACAAAAATGCCCTACGAAAACATTAGGATAATCAGGGTTCTTGGAAAAGTTTTTGACAAAGAGAGAAGGGCTGAAGAGCTTGCAAGCTTCTTAGAGAAGTATTACAACGAAGCTTTAGACATAGCAAGCAAGATACCAGCTGATAAGAAGAAAAACGTTCTAATAGTCTATGGTTCATCAATAGTTGGAAAATACGCGACTGGAGCTATAGGCATTTCATACAAAGGCTCAGCTTATGCTGAAACTGCTGAGCTTGTAGGGGCGCACAACGTTGCGTTTGACTACAACTTCTCAACTCAGTATCCAAAGCTTGACTTAGAGAAACTCATAGCATACTTTGGAGATAAGACAGACGTTTTAATAGTGGTTGATTGGGACCCAGATAGGCTCAATGAAGCTGTGGAAAAGATAAAGAGCGATCCAGCATGGCAGGAAATCAAAGCTGTCAAAGAAGGGAATGTCGTTGGAATATTGGTGAGCTCATGGAGAAAAGACGCCACCGCCCTCTATGGACCAAGATTCATCACCGGAATCTATGCCTTTGGACATGCAATTTACCCAGAATATTACCCAGACTGGAAGCCGATATACGAAGAGCTTCTCAAGAAGTTCTACGGCATGGAGGGCTGA